One genomic segment of Streptomyces liangshanensis includes these proteins:
- a CDS encoding MFS transporter yields MSSGSGADSAPAPQSAHDSSTGSTPAATPTPGGSPTPTSGATPDATLTPAKGTKGGTFSSLKIRNYRLFATGAVVSNIGTWMSRITQDWLVLSLTGSSAAVGITTALQFLPMLLFGLYGGVIADRYPKRQILLATQAAMGLCGLSLAFLTLSGHVQVWHVYLIAFLLGMVTVVDNPSRQSFVSEMVGPSQLRNAVSLNSANFQSARLIGPAVAGVLITTVGSGYAFLLNGLSFLAPLAGLLLMRQSELFKVERVPRGKGQLREGLRYVRGRPELIGPIVLVGFIGTFGFNFPIWLTAFAHEIFHGGAGLYSFFNILMAVGSLAAALLAARRRSSRLRLLILAGVGFGLLEFLVSFAPSVWLFSLLLLPIGMLGMTTNISANTSVQMAADPTMRGRVMSLYMMVFVGGTPVGGPLLGWVTDTYGARVGFATGGAVSLIAAATIGVILTRVVGVRVKVGLRDGRPHVDLVPRTEGERVPATV; encoded by the coding sequence TTGAGTTCGGGATCCGGAGCAGACTCCGCCCCCGCACCGCAATCCGCCCACGACAGCAGTACCGGAAGCACCCCCGCCGCCACCCCCACCCCCGGCGGCTCCCCGACCCCCACCTCCGGCGCCACGCCGGACGCCACCCTGACCCCCGCCAAGGGCACCAAAGGCGGCACCTTCTCCTCCCTCAAGATCCGCAACTACCGGTTGTTCGCCACGGGCGCCGTGGTCTCCAACATCGGTACGTGGATGTCCCGCATCACCCAGGACTGGCTGGTCCTGAGCCTGACGGGCTCCTCGGCGGCCGTCGGCATCACGACGGCGCTCCAGTTCCTGCCGATGCTCCTCTTCGGCCTGTACGGCGGCGTCATCGCCGACCGCTACCCGAAGCGCCAGATCCTGCTGGCCACCCAGGCCGCCATGGGCCTCTGCGGGCTCTCGCTCGCCTTCCTGACCCTCTCCGGCCACGTCCAGGTCTGGCACGTCTACCTGATCGCGTTCCTGCTCGGCATGGTGACGGTCGTCGACAACCCGAGCCGGCAGTCCTTCGTCTCCGAGATGGTCGGCCCGAGCCAGTTGCGCAACGCCGTCAGCCTCAACTCGGCGAACTTCCAGTCGGCCCGCCTCATCGGCCCCGCCGTCGCGGGTGTGCTGATCACGACGGTCGGCAGCGGTTACGCATTCCTGCTGAACGGCCTCTCCTTCCTGGCGCCGCTCGCCGGCCTGCTCCTGATGCGTCAGAGCGAGCTGTTCAAGGTCGAGCGAGTGCCGCGCGGCAAGGGGCAGTTGCGGGAGGGGCTGCGGTACGTACGGGGCAGGCCCGAACTCATCGGGCCCATCGTCCTCGTCGGCTTCATCGGCACGTTCGGCTTCAACTTCCCGATCTGGCTGACGGCGTTCGCCCACGAGATCTTCCACGGCGGCGCCGGGCTGTACTCGTTCTTCAACATCCTGATGGCGGTCGGCTCCCTGGCCGCCGCCCTCCTCGCGGCCCGCCGCCGCTCCTCGCGGCTGCGCCTGCTGATCCTGGCGGGGGTGGGCTTCGGGCTGCTGGAGTTCCTGGTCTCGTTCGCGCCGTCCGTGTGGCTCTTCTCGCTGCTGCTGCTGCCGATCGGCATGCTCGGCATGACGACCAACATCAGCGCGAACACGAGCGTCCAGATGGCGGCCGACCCCACGATGCGGGGCCGCGTGATGAGCCTCTACATGATGGTCTTCGTCGGCGGCACCCCGGTGGGCGGCCCGCTCCTGGGCTGGGTGACGGACACGTACGGCGCCCGCGTCGGCTTCGCGACGGGCGGCGCGGTCTCCCTGATCGCGGCGGCCACGATCGGCGTGATCCTGACCCGCGTGGTCGGCGTCCGCGTCAAGGTAGGCCTCCGCGACGGCCGCCCACACGTGGACCTGGTCCCGAGAACCGAGGGCGAGCGGGTGCCGGCGACGGTGTGA
- a CDS encoding Uma2 family endonuclease, which translates to MTVVETDRIDMAHESAELTLDTLFERLEQMPVPEGYKVEIVGGNIHMSPQRDTHWEIILDLIEQLRTRYPRTQVKSDVRIDFPGHLNGFAPDVAKLADGAKKDARGRWSHEDLEFIAEVISQGTAPNDYGPKKAAYAAADIPVYLIADPYTGLCRVFTEPKDGEYASELTVRFGHEVDLTGTVVDLRLRTAEFPRD; encoded by the coding sequence ATGACCGTCGTAGAGACCGACAGGATCGACATGGCCCACGAGAGCGCAGAGCTGACTCTGGACACGCTGTTCGAACGGCTTGAGCAGATGCCCGTCCCCGAGGGTTACAAGGTCGAGATCGTCGGGGGGAACATTCACATGTCGCCACAACGGGACACCCACTGGGAGATCATCCTGGATCTCATCGAGCAGCTGAGGACCCGATACCCGCGCACCCAGGTGAAGTCCGACGTGCGCATCGATTTCCCCGGGCACCTGAACGGCTTCGCACCGGACGTCGCCAAACTGGCCGACGGAGCGAAGAAGGACGCGCGCGGGCGGTGGAGCCACGAAGACCTGGAGTTCATCGCCGAGGTGATCTCCCAAGGGACCGCCCCCAACGACTACGGCCCGAAGAAGGCGGCCTACGCGGCGGCCGACATCCCCGTCTACCTGATCGCCGACCCGTACACCGGCCTGTGCCGCGTCTTCACCGAGCCTAAGGACGGTGAGTACGCCTCCGAGCTCACCGTCCGCTTCGGCCACGAGGTCGACCTGACCGGCACGGTCGTCGACCTGAGGCTCAGGACCGCGGAGTTCCCCCGCGACTGA
- the thpR gene encoding RNA 2',3'-cyclic phosphodiesterase gives MRLFAAVLPPDLVVDELALAVRPLRALGRGGAVPVRWTGEAGWHFTLAFMGEVDDAVVPELTARLAEAAYRTGPFSLRVHGSGHFGDRALWAGAAGDLDRLRLLAERADAAARRAGVPMEEHRRYQPHLTLARTERARGADGAGGDDLRPYVEALAGFEGAAWEVSEVALVRSRLPGTGPVGWGPGQEPRYETVARCPLGPGDGGPPAEGPAGAGR, from the coding sequence ATGAGACTTTTCGCCGCCGTGTTGCCGCCCGATCTTGTTGTCGACGAACTTGCCCTTGCGGTCCGTCCGTTGCGGGCGTTGGGTCGTGGGGGCGCCGTTCCGGTGCGGTGGACCGGGGAGGCCGGGTGGCACTTCACGCTTGCGTTCATGGGGGAGGTGGACGACGCGGTGGTGCCGGAGCTGACGGCTCGGCTGGCGGAGGCCGCGTACCGTACCGGGCCCTTCTCGCTCCGTGTCCACGGCAGCGGGCACTTCGGCGACCGGGCGCTGTGGGCGGGGGCCGCCGGGGACCTCGACCGGCTGCGGCTCCTCGCGGAGCGGGCCGACGCCGCCGCGCGGCGGGCCGGCGTACCGATGGAGGAGCACCGCCGCTACCAGCCGCACCTGACCCTGGCGCGTACGGAGCGGGCGCGGGGCGCGGACGGGGCCGGCGGGGACGACCTGCGGCCGTACGTCGAGGCGCTGGCCGGCTTCGAGGGCGCGGCGTGGGAGGTGTCCGAGGTGGCGCTCGTCCGCAGCCGGCTGCCCGGGACGGGGCCGGTGGGGTGGGGGCCCGGGCAGGAGCCGCGGTACGAGACGGTCGCGCGCTGCCCGCTCGGGCCGGGGGACGGCGGGCCCCCGGCCGAGGGGCCGGCCGGGGCCGGGCGCTAA
- a CDS encoding aldo/keto reductase, producing MKYTQLGRTGLEVSRLVLGTMNFGPLTNESDSHTIMDAALAAGVNFFDTANIYGRTAGKGRTEEILGTWFAQGGDRRDKVVLATKVNAYMGDGDQAWPNHHKLSALNIRRAVEASLKRLQTDYIDLYQFHHIDRATPVEEIWQAIDTLITQGKILYAGSSNFPGWKIAQTNETAQRKGSYGLVSEQCLYNLAERRAEMEVVPAAREYGLGVLPWSPLAGGLLGGVLRKEREGTGSGGRSSGGITDPAVRAQIQSYEDLLDKHGIDPGEAALAWLLTRPGVTGPISGPRTLEQLESAVRAVDLELSDEVLASLDEIFPGPGETPEAFAW from the coding sequence ATGAAGTACACGCAGCTCGGACGCACGGGACTCGAGGTCAGCCGACTCGTCCTCGGGACGATGAACTTCGGCCCGCTCACGAACGAATCCGACAGCCACACCATCATGGACGCCGCCCTCGCCGCGGGCGTCAACTTCTTCGACACCGCCAACATCTACGGCAGGACGGCGGGCAAGGGCCGTACCGAGGAGATCCTCGGCACCTGGTTCGCGCAGGGTGGCGACCGCCGCGACAAGGTCGTCCTCGCCACCAAGGTGAACGCGTACATGGGCGACGGCGACCAGGCGTGGCCCAACCACCACAAGCTCTCCGCCCTCAACATCCGCCGTGCGGTCGAGGCCAGCCTCAAGCGGCTCCAGACCGACTACATCGACCTCTACCAGTTCCACCACATCGACCGCGCCACCCCGGTCGAGGAGATATGGCAGGCGATCGACACCCTGATAACCCAGGGCAAGATCCTCTACGCGGGCTCGTCCAACTTCCCCGGCTGGAAGATCGCGCAGACCAACGAGACGGCGCAGCGCAAGGGTTCGTACGGCCTGGTCAGCGAGCAGTGCCTGTACAACCTCGCCGAGCGGCGCGCCGAGATGGAGGTCGTCCCGGCCGCACGCGAGTACGGCCTGGGTGTCCTCCCCTGGTCGCCGCTGGCCGGTGGCCTGCTCGGCGGCGTCCTGCGCAAGGAGCGGGAGGGTACGGGATCCGGTGGCCGTTCGAGCGGCGGGATCACCGATCCGGCCGTCCGGGCGCAGATCCAGTCGTACGAGGACCTGCTCGACAAGCACGGCATCGACCCGGGTGAGGCGGCGCTCGCGTGGCTGCTCACCCGGCCGGGGGTGACGGGCCCGATCTCCGGACCCCGGACCCTGGAGCAGCTGGAGTCCGCCGTGCGCGCGGTGGACCTGGAGCTGTCGGACGAGGTCCTGGCGTCGCTGGACGAGATCTTCCCGGGTCCCGGCGAGACGCCGGAAGCCTTCGCCTGGTAG
- the pip gene encoding prolyl aminopeptidase produces MSHYPPIEPHDHGLLDVGDGNLVYWEVCGNPEGKPALVVHGGPGSGCNATTRRYFDPDRYRVVLFDQRNCGRSIPHAGDPATDLRHNTTDHLIADMERLRVHLGIDKWLLYGSSWGSTLILAYAERHPERVSEIVISSVTTTRRSEIDWLYRGAGQIFPEEWERFRDGVPEEERKDGDLFELLAAYGRLAEDPDPAVRERATADWCAWEDAVLSQEPHGSARPYSDRPPAARRALVRICAHYFSHAAWLEEGALLRGAHQLAGIPGVLVHGRFDLGGPLVTAWELARAWPDARLEIVEDAGHKGSATERLAVRTALDGFADR; encoded by the coding sequence ATGTCGCACTATCCCCCCATCGAGCCCCACGACCACGGTCTGCTCGACGTCGGGGACGGGAACCTTGTGTACTGGGAGGTGTGCGGGAATCCCGAAGGGAAGCCCGCGCTTGTCGTCCACGGTGGTCCCGGGTCCGGCTGCAACGCCACCACGCGGCGGTACTTCGACCCCGACCGCTACCGCGTCGTCCTCTTCGACCAGCGCAACTGCGGCCGCAGCATCCCGCACGCCGGCGATCCCGCCACCGACCTGCGGCACAACACCACCGACCACCTGATCGCCGACATGGAACGGCTGCGCGTCCACCTCGGCATCGACAAGTGGCTCCTGTACGGGAGTTCCTGGGGCTCCACCCTGATCCTCGCGTACGCCGAGCGCCACCCCGAGCGTGTCTCGGAGATCGTCATCTCCTCCGTCACCACCACCCGGCGCTCGGAGATCGACTGGCTGTACCGCGGCGCCGGCCAGATCTTCCCCGAGGAGTGGGAACGCTTCCGCGACGGCGTCCCGGAGGAGGAGCGGAAAGACGGCGACCTCTTCGAACTCCTCGCGGCCTACGGCCGGTTGGCCGAGGACCCCGACCCCGCCGTACGGGAGCGGGCCACGGCCGACTGGTGCGCCTGGGAGGACGCCGTACTCTCCCAGGAACCGCACGGCTCGGCCCGCCCGTACAGCGACCGCCCCCCGGCCGCCCGCCGGGCCCTCGTCCGGATCTGCGCCCACTACTTCTCCCACGCCGCCTGGCTGGAGGAAGGCGCGCTGCTGCGCGGCGCGCACCAACTCGCCGGGATCCCCGGGGTCCTTGTCCACGGCCGCTTCGACCTGGGCGGTCCCCTGGTCACCGCCTGGGAGCTGGCGCGCGCGTGGCCCGACGCCCGGCTGGAGATCGTGGAGGACGCGGGCCACAAGGGCAGCGCCACCGAACGCCTCGCGGTACGAACGGCGTTGGACGGCTTCGCCGACCGGTAG
- a CDS encoding GNAT family N-acetyltransferase, with protein MNGTGPQLHAPATTTAAALTLRPWAERDLPSLVEAYDDPVMLRSTQHPVTDGAEAIRWLEERARGWATGTRPSFAVFEGTRLVAHISLRHAGFSGTADTAEVGYWTVAAARGRGVAPRALEAVTAWAFSKAGMAGMAGMAGGPGLNRLELLHQVNNPASCRVAEKAGYGYERTLAPHPPFPLEGHLHGRVRVRAGA; from the coding sequence ATGAACGGGACGGGCCCACAGCTCCACGCCCCGGCCACGACGACGGCCGCGGCACTGACCCTGCGCCCGTGGGCGGAACGGGACTTGCCGTCCCTGGTCGAGGCGTACGACGACCCGGTGATGCTCCGGTCGACCCAACACCCGGTGACGGACGGGGCGGAGGCGATCCGCTGGCTGGAGGAGAGGGCGCGGGGGTGGGCGACGGGGACGCGCCCGAGCTTCGCCGTGTTCGAGGGGACGCGGCTGGTGGCGCACATCTCCCTCAGACACGCGGGCTTCAGCGGCACCGCGGACACGGCGGAGGTCGGCTACTGGACGGTGGCGGCGGCCCGAGGCCGCGGGGTGGCACCGCGCGCACTGGAGGCGGTGACGGCGTGGGCATTCAGCAAGGCCGGCATGGCCGGCATGGCCGGCATGGCCGGCGGGCCCGGCCTGAACCGGCTGGAACTCCTCCACCAGGTCAACAACCCGGCCTCGTGCCGCGTAGCCGAGAAGGCCGGCTACGGGTACGAACGAACCCTTGCCCCGCACCCGCCGTTCCCCCTGGAGGGGCACCTGCATGGGAGGGTGCGGGTTCGGGCGGGGGCGTAG
- a CDS encoding TetR family transcriptional regulator — protein MAEKQQPRRRDAAGTRQALLDAATALFAERGFARTTVRDIADRAGANQALIFRYFGSKAAVFEAVTARQGRAQLDSTPLEKLLDATLRSMLRDEPGQRRDHTLVTFLRSLGSEGPAASIAEQLGADYAGALSTLTDAPDAELRAQLVLAWLVGIGLVRDVSRMEPLAGADTDEICALFLTAARTLLERTE, from the coding sequence GTGGCCGAAAAACAACAACCCCGGCGCCGCGACGCGGCGGGGACCCGACAGGCGTTGCTCGATGCCGCCACCGCCCTCTTCGCCGAGCGCGGCTTCGCCCGCACGACCGTGCGGGACATCGCGGACCGCGCGGGGGCGAACCAGGCGCTGATCTTCCGCTACTTCGGCTCGAAGGCGGCGGTGTTCGAGGCGGTGACCGCGCGCCAGGGCCGGGCCCAACTGGACAGCACCCCGCTGGAGAAGCTGCTCGACGCCACCCTGCGCAGCATGCTCCGCGACGAGCCGGGACAGCGGCGCGACCACACCCTGGTGACGTTCCTGCGCTCGCTCGGCAGCGAGGGCCCGGCGGCCAGCATCGCCGAGCAACTGGGCGCGGACTACGCGGGCGCGCTGTCCACCCTGACCGACGCGCCGGACGCGGAACTGCGCGCCCAACTGGTCCTGGCCTGGCTGGTGGGCATCGGCCTGGTCCGCGACGTCAGCCGTATGGAACCCCTGGCGGGGGCGGACACGGACGAGATCTGCGCACTGTTCCTGACGGCGGCGAGGACGTTGCTGGAGCGTACGGAATGA
- a CDS encoding cytochrome P450 — protein sequence MSTPPAAVPAPVPYPFNDGGGLGLHDAYAAAQDAEGMIRVQMPHGEPAWLATRYADARFVLGDLRFSRAMSLEKDEPRFTPSVTEENILSMDPPHHTRLRTLVSRAFTKHQVEGLRPWVRQLTGELLDGLIARGGTADLVEEFALPLPVAVICELLGVPAADRPKFRAWSDAALSTSIIDEEEQRANQVALRAYMAGHVATRRADPQDDLMSALIEAKDVKDRLTEVELVDMCIAILIAGHETTASQIPNFVHVLLEHPEEWARLVIEPELIPRAVEELMRFIPLGVGGGFARYATEDIEVGGVLVRKGEPVLVAIGSANRDPRRFENPHEIRLDRTANQHLGFGHGVHHCLGAQLARLELHEALHALVTKMPGLRVVGEIEWKDQMIVRAPRRMTVGW from the coding sequence TTGAGCACACCCCCCGCAGCCGTACCCGCCCCTGTCCCGTACCCCTTCAACGACGGAGGGGGCCTCGGCCTCCACGACGCGTACGCCGCCGCACAGGACGCCGAGGGCATGATCCGCGTCCAGATGCCGCACGGCGAACCGGCGTGGCTGGCCACCCGTTACGCCGACGCCCGGTTCGTCCTGGGCGATCTCCGCTTCTCCCGCGCGATGTCGCTGGAGAAGGACGAACCCCGCTTCACCCCGTCCGTCACCGAGGAGAACATTCTCTCGATGGACCCGCCCCACCACACCCGCCTGCGCACCCTGGTCTCCCGGGCCTTCACCAAGCACCAGGTCGAGGGATTACGGCCCTGGGTAAGGCAGTTGACCGGCGAGCTGCTCGACGGCCTGATCGCCAGGGGCGGTACGGCCGACCTGGTCGAGGAGTTCGCGCTCCCGCTGCCCGTCGCCGTCATCTGCGAACTGCTCGGCGTACCGGCCGCCGACCGGCCCAAGTTCCGCGCCTGGAGCGACGCGGCGCTGTCGACGAGCATCATCGACGAGGAGGAGCAGAGGGCCAACCAGGTCGCCCTGCGCGCCTACATGGCGGGGCACGTCGCCACGCGCCGGGCCGATCCGCAGGACGACCTGATGTCGGCGCTCATCGAGGCCAAGGACGTCAAGGACCGCCTCACCGAGGTCGAACTGGTCGACATGTGCATCGCGATCCTCATCGCCGGGCACGAGACGACCGCCTCGCAGATCCCGAACTTCGTGCACGTCCTTCTCGAACACCCCGAGGAATGGGCCCGGTTGGTCATCGAGCCCGAGCTGATCCCCCGCGCCGTCGAGGAGTTGATGCGGTTCATCCCGCTCGGCGTGGGCGGCGGATTCGCCCGGTACGCCACCGAGGACATCGAGGTCGGCGGGGTCCTGGTCCGCAAGGGCGAGCCCGTGCTCGTCGCGATCGGCTCGGCGAACCGGGACCCGCGGCGGTTCGAGAACCCGCACGAGATACGGCTCGACCGCACCGCCAACCAGCACCTCGGCTTCGGACACGGGGTCCACCACTGCCTGGGCGCGCAGCTCGCCCGGCTCGAACTCCACGAGGCGCTGCACGCCCTGGTCACGAAGATGCCCGGGCTGCGGGTGGTGGGGGAGATCGAGTGGAAGGACCAGATGATCGTGCGGGCCCCACGCCGCATGACGGTGGGGTGGTGA
- a CDS encoding ferredoxin: MTWHLEVDEHACIGSGMCAALAPDRFELDSATAAVVPGAADAEPAEVLLDAADSCPAVAITVTDTTSGTVLGPRP, from the coding sequence ATGACCTGGCATCTGGAGGTGGACGAACACGCCTGTATCGGCTCGGGGATGTGCGCCGCGCTGGCCCCCGACCGGTTCGAGCTGGACAGCGCGACGGCGGCGGTGGTGCCCGGCGCGGCGGACGCGGAACCGGCCGAGGTGCTGCTCGACGCCGCCGACTCGTGCCCGGCGGTCGCCATCACGGTGACGGACACCACCTCCGGGACGGTGCTCGGGCCGCGGCCCTGA
- a CDS encoding cytochrome P450, translating into MTTAPAFDPWQSSFIADPYPAYAGLRAQGPVTYFEPTGQWLVPHYDDVRALLRDRRLGRTYLHRFTHEEFGRTAPPAAHEPFHTLNGNGLLDLEAPDHTRIRRLISLAFTPRTVDRLAPTVARLAEDLVARFVADGGGDLVAAVAEPLPVAVIAEMLGIPEADRPLLRPWSSAICGMFELNPTEETARRAVEASVEFSTYLRGLIARRRGDLGDDLISALIAAHDAEDRLTEQEMVSTCVLLLNAGHEATVNTTANGWLTLFRHPAELARLRADMAAATAFAAGESLPSAADPLAPAVEELLRFDTPLQMFERWVLDDIEVGGTVIPRGSEVALLFGSAHRDPARFDRPDVLDLGRTDNPHLAFGAGIHYCLGAPLARLELAASFGALLRRAPGLRLVAEPEWRPGYVIRGLRELLVEV; encoded by the coding sequence ATGACCACCGCGCCCGCCTTCGATCCCTGGCAGTCCTCGTTCATCGCCGACCCCTACCCGGCCTACGCCGGCCTCCGCGCCCAGGGGCCCGTGACGTACTTCGAGCCGACCGGGCAGTGGCTCGTCCCGCACTACGACGACGTACGGGCCCTCCTCCGCGACCGGCGCCTGGGCCGTACGTACCTGCACCGCTTCACGCACGAGGAGTTCGGCCGCACCGCACCGCCCGCCGCACACGAGCCCTTCCACACCCTCAACGGCAACGGCCTCCTCGACCTCGAAGCCCCCGACCACACCCGCATCCGCCGCCTGATCTCCCTGGCCTTCACCCCGCGCACGGTCGACCGGCTCGCCCCCACGGTCGCCCGGCTCGCGGAGGACCTGGTCGCCCGGTTCGTCGCGGACGGCGGGGGCGATCTGGTGGCCGCCGTGGCCGAGCCGCTGCCCGTCGCGGTCATCGCCGAGATGCTCGGCATCCCCGAGGCGGACCGGCCCCTGCTGCGGCCCTGGTCGTCGGCGATCTGCGGGATGTTCGAGCTGAACCCGACCGAGGAGACGGCCCGGCGCGCGGTCGAGGCGTCGGTCGAGTTCTCCACGTACCTGCGCGGGCTCATCGCGCGGCGGCGCGGCGATCTCGGCGACGACCTCATCAGCGCGCTGATCGCCGCGCACGACGCGGAGGACCGGCTCACCGAGCAGGAGATGGTCTCCACCTGCGTGCTGCTGCTCAACGCCGGCCACGAGGCGACGGTCAACACCACAGCCAACGGCTGGCTCACCCTCTTCCGCCACCCCGCCGAACTGGCCCGGCTGCGCGCCGACATGGCCGCCGCGACGGCTTTCGCCGCTGGGGAATCGCTGCCCTCCGCCGCCGATCCGCTGGCCCCCGCCGTCGAGGAGTTGCTGCGCTTCGACACCCCCCTCCAGATGTTCGAGCGCTGGGTGCTGGACGACATCGAGGTCGGCGGCACGGTGATCCCGCGCGGCAGTGAGGTGGCGCTGCTCTTCGGCTCGGCCCACCGCGACCCCGCCCGCTTCGACCGCCCCGACGTCCTGGACCTGGGCCGTACGGACAACCCGCACCTCGCGTTCGGCGCCGGCATCCACTACTGCCTGGGCGCGCCCCTCGCCCGGCTCGAACTCGCCGCGTCCTTCGGGGCGTTGCTGCGCCGGGCCCCGGGGCTGAGGCTTGTGGCCGAGCCCGAGTGGCGCCCCGGGTATGTCATCAGGGGCTTGCGGGAGCTGCTGGTCGAGGTGTGA
- a CDS encoding LysR family transcriptional regulator, which produces MDTEAVRSFVRAAELGQLRHAADELGVTQQAVSKRVAALERELGVRLFTRTARGVELTLDGQAFLPHARNVVAGVERAVTAIRPGARALRIDVLGLRSAQAVVLHDYWRSRPGTELDVVTLRVNDPREAVAAVRAGELDASFRSVTDPAVLPREVRMIHAFDSPLELLVGPRHPLAGARTLTPERLRRHRIWVPGIAPHSEWAEFYDELATEFDLRIDAAGPNFGNEVLLDILADSADVATLVGSRDRYLWPAQHDLRRIPVAGPTLAYPLSLLLPRTDPHPGLPPVIDHFASLPPLPGPVWRPSWAPARRPATS; this is translated from the coding sequence ATGGATACGGAAGCGGTGCGGTCGTTCGTCCGGGCGGCCGAGCTGGGACAGCTGCGGCACGCGGCCGACGAGCTCGGCGTGACACAACAGGCGGTGTCGAAGCGGGTCGCGGCCCTGGAGCGGGAACTCGGCGTCCGGCTGTTCACCCGTACCGCCCGGGGTGTCGAGCTGACCCTCGACGGGCAGGCCTTCCTCCCGCACGCCCGGAACGTCGTCGCGGGCGTCGAGCGGGCCGTCACCGCGATCAGGCCGGGGGCGCGGGCGCTGCGGATCGACGTTCTGGGCCTGCGGTCCGCGCAGGCCGTCGTCCTGCACGACTACTGGCGGTCGCGGCCCGGGACCGAACTCGACGTCGTCACCCTCCGCGTCAACGACCCGCGGGAGGCGGTCGCGGCCGTCCGGGCGGGCGAACTCGACGCATCGTTCCGCTCGGTCACCGACCCGGCCGTACTGCCGCGCGAGGTGCGGATGATCCACGCGTTCGACTCCCCGCTGGAACTCCTCGTCGGCCCGCGGCACCCGCTCGCCGGCGCCAGGACCCTGACCCCGGAGCGGCTGCGGCGGCACCGGATCTGGGTGCCGGGCATCGCGCCGCACAGCGAATGGGCCGAGTTCTACGACGAGTTGGCGACGGAGTTCGACCTCCGGATCGACGCCGCGGGCCCGAACTTCGGCAACGAGGTGCTCCTCGACATCCTCGCGGACTCCGCGGACGTCGCCACCCTCGTGGGCTCGCGCGACCGGTACCTCTGGCCGGCCCAGCACGACCTGCGCCGCATCCCGGTGGCGGGGCCGACACTCGCGTACCCGCTCTCGCTCCTCCTCCCCCGGACCGACCCGCACCCCGGACTGCCGCCGGTCATCGACCACTTCGCGAGCCTGCCCCCGCTCCCGGGACCGGTCTGGCGGCCTTCATGGGCGCCGGCGCGGCGCCCCGCGACGAGCTAG